Within the Flavobacterium sp. N502536 genome, the region CCTCGTGAATAATCTGCAAAAAGCCTATGCCGTAAGAATTGATAAATTGGAATGGATGAGTCCTGTTACAAAGCAAAAAGCAAAAGAAAAATTGGCAGCCATGACTAAGAAAATAGGATATCCGGATAAATGGAGAGATTATAGCAAGGTGCGTATTTCCAGAGACGCCTATTTTGAAAATATGGTTTCGGCCGCTACAGCTGCCTATCAATTTCAATTAGCAAAATTAGGCAAGCCAGTCGATAAATCAGAATGGTATACGACAGTTCCAACCGTTACGGCTTATAATAACCCTACTGCAAATGAAATTGTTTTTCCTGCGGGTATTTTACAACCTCCGTATTTTGATAATAATGCAGATGATGCACTTAATTATGGAGGTATCGGAATGGTGATTGGTCACGAAATAACCCATACTTTTGATGATCAGGGTGCTCAATATGACAAGGATGGTAACTTGAAAAATTGGTGGACAAAAGAAGATTATGCACAGTTTAAATCAAGAATACAACAGGTGATCAATTTGTACAGCACCTATACGGTTTTGGGTGATCTGCACATTAATGGTGCCATGACCGTTGGCGAAAATACGGCAGATATTGCAGGATTAGCAGTTGCTTATGATGCTTTTAAAATGACCGAACAAGGAAAAGGAAATACAAAGATAGACGGCTATACTCCAGATCAGCGTTTCTTTATTTCTTTAGCCAAAATATGGAGAGTAAAAATGAAAGACGAGTTCCTGCGTTTGTGGATTAATAATAACCCACATTCTCCACCAATTTGGCGTGTGAATGGTACTTTAATGAATACTACACCTTTTTATGAGGCCTTTAATGTACAACCCGGAGATAAAATGTTTTTACCGAAGAAAGACAGAATAACAATTTGGTAATACACTTGTTCTCTGAAGTGTCCCTATAAAAAAATGCGCAAAGATCTCTGTGAACTTTGCGCATTTTTTTTGGTTTTTTAGAAATTGTAAATTTTATAAAAGGCTCCTAACTTTTTATGATTTAGCTTAAAAGGAAAAAACTCCAGATTTCTCAGGAGCTTTATTTTTGATATTTTTTAGAAATGATTATTTCTTAATTTAATATTTCCACATAGGAATAAGAATTAAAGATAAAGTTATCCGGACTAAAAGCCTTAATTTCAAAGATAAAAAACATCTCATAGAAATGTCTTTTTTGTCAGATATTATACTCAAATTAGAAAGGGATATCAAGCTTATATCCTTTGCCGCGTACAACGACAATTTTGATGTTCGGATCATTTTCCAGTTTTTTTCTAAGTTTTGATATGAACATATCCAGACTACGGCCCACAATAACGCCTTCATCTTCCCATATCTCTTTTTGCAGTCGGCTTCTTTCTATGGTCTTGTTGGGTGACAATGCAAAAATGAGCAATACACGGGTTTCTGTAACAGTCAGGTCTATTGTCTTTTCATTGATGATAAGCTTGCGATCATTTGCATTGAACAATACTGAGCCCAAAGTGAATGTAGTAGCGTGTCGACTTTCGGGTAAATGTTTTCGAGGTTTAACTGATTTCAAAAAAATAAATCCAACAAATGCTAAAAATGAAAGTCCCCCGAGAAGATATCCGTTTTTTGCTGTAATAATACCTGTTGGTTTAAACTTAATGTTAATCCTGTAACATGTTTTGGGCTGTTTTCTTCCGATACAAGCTACAATATCATCTTTCTTATTTTTTGAGATAGCGTATCCATAAGTTACGCTACCATTGTCACAATTAAGAACATTAACAATATAATTACTTGAGCCGGGAGCTTTGTCCAAAAAACGACTGGTAATATTTAGTAGAGAATCTGGCTGAAAAGTAAAGTCATTCTCAAAATTGATTTGATATTCATTTTCGGCAATCTTTTTTACAGGAAGTACCCTTGATGTACTATCACCCGACTGTAAAAGTAGTTCGTGACCGATCTTGCGGAGTAAAACTTCTCTTCTGGAAATATCAAAATCATTACCATCTCCCATATCCAAAGCCACACAGATTACAGAGATAGACAAGAATACTATTAGTGTAAACAGGTATCTGCGTTTTCCATAAAGAAGTTTTTGGCTATTAAGCATATTGTCAATGTTTTATTTACAAAGTTTACATTTTTATTTACAATTTAAATCTATTAAACCGGAAAATGTCAAAGTAATTTAGCCGTATAAACTTTAAAGAGAGATATAACTATGTTATTAATTAAACCAAAAAGAACATGAAAAAAATCATTTATGCGCTGATCTTATCGCTGGTTGTGGTAAGCGGACTGGTATTTGCAAATCGTGAAAATAAAAGTGAAACTTCTAAAAAATTAACTCAAAAACCAATCTCTATTACTGAGAGGAAAATTGCATTGAATAAATGGAAGGCTACGCCGGATGGTACTGTGTACAAAAAATGGGAAGAGTCTCCGGCAGGTAAAAAAGTGTATGCCAGTGAAACTAAAATAAGGAAGTCCATTTATGATTATACCAAAATGGATGGAATTATAACCTCGCTTTCTCTTCCACCTGACTCAAAATTAGGTTTCGGGGTAATGGTAAGGATTAAAGGGGATGATTATATACTTAGTTTTGGGCCAGAAAACTTTAATGACGATGGATTTTGGCAATTACATGGTCTAAAAGTTAACGACAGAATAATTATAAAAAGCCATAGCGTATCGCATACTCCTAAGTATTCTTACCCAATAATATCGGGTGATTATGTAGAACGAGATGGCAGGATAATTTATAAACGTAAACTTCCTAAAGACGGTTGCTAGTAAATAAATTACGAAAGACATTCAAAATTTACGCTTTGTTGTGACTTTTTTATTTAAGAAACAAAAGCTTCAGATTTCTCTGAAGCTTTGTCTTAGTAGTTCGCCGCGGCGAAGACTCGAACCTGTGTCCGCGGCGGCGGATATGAGTCCATCTGTTTTCGTTTTGAAATAAAAAAAACACCAGCTTTTTCAAGTGGTGTTTTATCTAGTAGCGGGAAGCATTCAAATATCTAACGAGTTTTTTGAAGATGATTATAGGATTATTTGATTTACGATGAAAAAAAATATAATACTTATAATATATATCTTAATTTGGGTAAATTTGTGTGGTTTTGTCACATATATAAAATAGATTAGGGATAATTCACTGAAAATTGGGAGAATTTAAGTTAATTAAAATAAAAATTCATGAATAAAAAACAGTGGGAAAATTTATACAACATTCTAAGTCGAACCCATTCGGATTTCTTGTCTGCTTATCTAGCATATAGAAATGGAAAAAACAAAAAAAATCGTGACAATGCCGAAAGACAAGTTGATAATGTAATAAGTCTTGCGAGTTATCATATTAGAGCAAATTGGGAAGTTTTTGAACTTTTAACTGGAGGAGAAAACAGTACTGGGTTTGGAAGAGCAATTATTTACGATGAGTTTTTACTACCAAGATACTTTGGTGATGACATGCGAGAATTGTTAAATGCAATGCAAATGAAAATTGAAAGCTTCGAGGAGTAAACGGACTACTATTAACAGCCTACTACAATGAATTTGGGTAATTGGCTTAAAGAAAAGTTGGTTTTGTAATTGGAATAATTTGGCAATTGCGAAAATAGGACTTAATTTAGTTCAAAACCCGCTGTAATACCAGAACGTTGACGGTAATTTTGCCACGAAAGAAACTTAACAATTAATAGAAATGATAGATTGGTATAGACGAAAAACTTGGACGAAAATTGACGAAGAAGAATTCTTTGCAAAACTGGGACGAGCAAGAAAAGATGGACGAGCTCAATATTTAAAAATACAAGCCATTGAATTAGTTTACACCAACGACAAAAAACTATTGGCCATTGCTGAAACTTTGCTCAATAAAATGCTGGCGGAATATCCAAACGACAATTTTAATAAAGGTTCTGCTTTGCACGCTCTTGGCAATATTTACCAACAACTCAATGACTATAAAATTGCAATTGACTACTATAAGCAAGCACTTGATTTTGAACAAATTTATCCCAATGTTAAAACACAAGCATACTTAGATTATTCAGAGCTGATTATCAAAACCAACAACATAGAAAAATTTGATGATGTTGAAAACATATTACTTGAACGATATTCAGGACTTTTGTTTCCGATAGTGAAATATAAAGTGAATTCTATTTTATCAATAGTAAATAAACATAACAATAGACAAGATAAAGCGAAGCATTATGCAGAGCTAGCAGAACAAAATGCAAACGCTGAAATTTCAGGACTGAGATACCATAAAACACTTGGTGTGGTAACTGAAAGAGTAGATTGGCTAGACCAAAATTCTAGAAAGTAAATAAAAACTACCGCTAACAGGTGCTACAACGGATTTGGGCAATTGGCTTAATGGCAAGTTGGTTTTGTAATTGGGATGATTTGGCAAATCCAAGAATAGAGCTTAACTTAGGTCTAAACTTGCTGTAGTGCCAGAGCGTTACCTGCTATTTTTTCAGAATCAAGAATGTAACCTGGTTCTCCGAAGTGTTTACATGAAAAGCTTCGGCAATGTTTACTGCTTCCCGAAGAAGTTTTTAGAAAGCAGTGAATGTCTCCCAACTTCGCACTCCCTTTTTGCCTTGATTGCTTATTTCAGGGTGAGAGATATAAAACAAAAAGCAGCACTTAAAAATATTAAAGTGCTGCTTTTTTATTTTTAAGTTTCGATTGAAAATTGATTTATTAGAGGGTTTTGTTTGAAAGAGATTTGAAAAGAAAGAATCCCAAAAGATATTATTTTGTCAGAATCTTTTTGGAATTCGTCTTTGAATAAAGTAAAATCGGTACTTTAGCAAACTGTTAATATGGTTTGTTTTTGGTTAAAATTTTGACAATCATTTATTTAAATGTAGTTTGTTGCCTTTTTTGTTATAAAAAAAATACTTTTTATTCTATTAGAGTTGTATTGTGTATTTTTTTTAAGGGATAGGCTTATTAATTTGAATCAGAGTATAAAACGACTAATGAAATTAATTAAAAACCGATAATTTATGAAGAAACTTTACTTATTATTAGCCTTGTTGCTATTTGCAATGCAGCACCTGTCTGCTCAAATTGTAGAAACATTCGAAAATCAGACCAATGAGGCGACTAGTTTTACAAGTGCAGGCAAAACATTTGACTTAAGCAGTAGCTATCGTGTTTTTAAGGTGGTTCAATTTGACAATTTGGGAAATAATAATTCAAATAAGTTTATTCACGTAGAAGACGCTATCTCTACCGAATCTTTCGGACAAAGCGGCACTATTTCTGCTTCCAAA harbors:
- a CDS encoding winged helix-turn-helix domain-containing protein — encoded protein: MLNSQKLLYGKRRYLFTLIVFLSISVICVALDMGDGNDFDISRREVLLRKIGHELLLQSGDSTSRVLPVKKIAENEYQINFENDFTFQPDSLLNITSRFLDKAPGSSNYIVNVLNCDNGSVTYGYAISKNKKDDIVACIGRKQPKTCYRINIKFKPTGIITAKNGYLLGGLSFLAFVGFIFLKSVKPRKHLPESRHATTFTLGSVLFNANDRKLIINEKTIDLTVTETRVLLIFALSPNKTIERSRLQKEIWEDEGVIVGRSLDMFISKLRKKLENDPNIKIVVVRGKGYKLDIPF
- a CDS encoding tetratricopeptide repeat protein codes for the protein MIDWYRRKTWTKIDEEEFFAKLGRARKDGRAQYLKIQAIELVYTNDKKLLAIAETLLNKMLAEYPNDNFNKGSALHALGNIYQQLNDYKIAIDYYKQALDFEQIYPNVKTQAYLDYSELIIKTNNIEKFDDVENILLERYSGLLFPIVKYKVNSILSIVNKHNNRQDKAKHYAELAEQNANAEISGLRYHKTLGVVTERVDWLDQNSRK